One window of Fusobacterium polymorphum genomic DNA carries:
- a CDS encoding type I restriction-modification system subunit M yields the protein MDNKKEQERAELHRTIWGIANALRGSVDGWDFKQYVLGMLFYRYISENLTNYINRGEFEAENTDFDYSLLNDEDAIVAKEDLIRTKGFFILPSELFVNVRKKADKDENLNVTLDTIFKNIENSASGTESESDLKGLFDDIDVNSNKLGGTVAKRNENLVNLLNGVGDMKLGDYQENTIDAFGDAYEYLMGMYASNAGKSGGEYYTPQEVSELLTKLTLVGKTEVNKVYDPACGSGSLLLKFAKILGKDNVRNGFFGQEINITTYNLCRINMFLHDIDFDKFDIAHGDTLIEPAHWDDEPFEAIVSNPPYSIKWEGDSSQILINDSRFSPAGVLAPKSKADLAFIMHSLSWLASNGTAAIVCFPGVMYRSGAEQKIRKYLIDNNYIDCIIQLPDNLFYGTSIATCIMVLKKSKIDNKVLFIDASKEFVKVTNSNKMTEKHIDDIVEKFTKREDIEYISNLVEYEKIVEENYNLSVSTYVEKEDTSEKIDIVELNKEIQRIVTREEELRKEIDKIIAEIEIK from the coding sequence ATGGATAACAAAAAAGAGCAAGAACGTGCTGAACTTCATAGAACAATTTGGGGAATTGCAAATGCACTTAGAGGAAGTGTTGATGGCTGGGACTTTAAACAATATGTTTTAGGAATGTTATTTTATAGATATATTTCTGAAAATTTAACTAACTATATTAATAGAGGAGAATTTGAAGCAGAGAATACAGATTTTGATTATTCTCTTTTGAATGATGAAGATGCCATAGTTGCTAAGGAAGATTTAATAAGAACAAAAGGATTTTTTATTTTGCCTAGTGAATTATTTGTTAATGTTAGAAAAAAAGCAGACAAAGATGAGAACTTAAATGTTACTTTAGATACTATTTTTAAAAATATTGAAAACTCAGCAAGTGGAACTGAAAGTGAAAGTGACTTAAAGGGATTATTTGATGATATAGATGTAAATAGTAATAAACTAGGTGGAACAGTAGCAAAAAGAAATGAGAATCTAGTTAATTTATTAAATGGTGTTGGAGATATGAAATTAGGAGATTATCAAGAAAACACTATAGATGCCTTTGGAGATGCCTATGAATATTTAATGGGAATGTATGCTTCAAATGCTGGTAAAAGTGGTGGAGAATACTATACTCCTCAAGAAGTTTCAGAACTTTTAACTAAACTTACACTGGTGGGAAAGACAGAAGTAAATAAAGTATACGACCCTGCCTGTGGTAGTGGTTCTTTACTTTTAAAATTTGCAAAAATTTTAGGAAAAGATAATGTAAGAAATGGTTTCTTTGGACAAGAAATAAATATAACAACATATAATTTATGTCGTATAAATATGTTTTTACATGATATAGATTTTGATAAATTTGATATAGCTCATGGTGACACTTTAATAGAACCAGCTCACTGGGATGATGAACCTTTTGAAGCAATAGTTTCTAATCCTCCTTATTCAATAAAATGGGAAGGGGATAGTAGCCAAATTTTAATAAATGACTCTCGTTTTTCTCCAGCAGGGGTATTAGCACCTAAGTCAAAGGCAGATTTAGCTTTTATTATGCATTCTCTTTCTTGGCTTGCTTCTAATGGAACAGCAGCAATAGTATGTTTTCCAGGAGTGATGTATCGTAGTGGTGCTGAACAAAAAATTCGTAAATATTTAATAGATAATAACTACATTGATTGTATAATACAATTACCTGATAATTTGTTTTATGGAACAAGTATTGCAACTTGTATTATGGTATTAAAAAAATCAAAGATTGATAATAAGGTATTATTTATAGATGCCTCTAAAGAGTTTGTAAAAGTTACTAATAGTAATAAGATGACAGAAAAACATATTGATGATATTGTAGAAAAATTTACTAAGAGAGAAGATATAGAATATATTTCAAATCTTGTTGAATACGAAAAAATAGTTGAAGAAAACTACAATTTATCGGTTTCAACTTATGTTGAAAAAGAAGATACAAGTGAAAAAATAGATATAGTTGAATTAAATAAAGAAATTCAAAGAATTGTTACAAGAGAGGAAGAATTA
- the radB gene encoding RadB family lipoprotein: MKKGIFAMFILVASMAMVACTSANKSTTNEGAVGENDAFKALERRREYYKEQDKEQAKAEVEAKKAMSQAETTTEAVVTVDDAQAAKAKEEADKEALKILEKKRKGN, from the coding sequence ATGAAAAAGGGAATTTTTGCAATGTTTATTTTAGTGGCTTCTATGGCTATGGTAGCTTGTACAAGTGCAAACAAAAGTACAACAAATGAAGGAGCAGTAGGAGAAAATGATGCTTTCAAAGCATTAGAGAGAAGAAGAGAGTATTATAAGGAACAAGATAAAGAACAAGCCAAAGCAGAAGTTGAAGCAAAAAAAGCTATGAGTCAAGCAGAAACTACAACTGAAGCAGTAGTAACAGTTGATGATGCTCAAGCAGCAAAAGCAAAAGAAGAAGCTGATAAAGAAGCTTTAAAAATATTAGAAAAGAAAAGAAAAGGAAACTAA
- the mgtE gene encoding magnesium transporter, whose product MEEIIQLLEQNRLAELKEILIKENPIDVADVFEEFPKEKDLIIFKLLPKDFSSEVFSYLSPEKQQEVIENITDEEIKFIMEDMYLDDTVDFIEEMPANIVDKILKNTSHDKRKLINQMLKYPENSAGSVMTVEYISFKDNYTVKQAIDYYRKIAIDKEETDICFVTDSKKKLVGIISLKTLILSNDDSYIKDEMDTNFVSVLTKDDQEEIAALFRKYDLTTMPVVDHEDRLVGVITVDDIVDVIDQENTEDIQKMAAMNPSDEEYLKESVISLAKHRILWLLVLMISATFTGMVIKKYEEVLQSAVYLAVFIPMLMDTGGNAGSQSATLVIRGIALEEIEFSDIFKVIWKEFRVSVLVGFILSAVNFVRIYYFTKSGLETSLVVAISMFLTVIMAKVIGGVLPLIAKSLKIDPAIMASPLITTIVDTAALIIYFQLSVIFLHI is encoded by the coding sequence TTGGAAGAAATAATTCAATTATTAGAACAAAACAGATTAGCCGAACTGAAAGAAATCTTAATTAAGGAAAATCCAATAGATGTTGCAGATGTTTTTGAGGAATTCCCCAAAGAGAAAGACTTAATTATATTTAAGTTATTACCTAAAGATTTCTCATCAGAAGTTTTTTCTTATTTATCTCCTGAAAAGCAACAAGAAGTTATTGAAAATATAACAGATGAAGAGATAAAATTTATTATGGAAGATATGTATCTTGATGATACTGTGGATTTTATAGAAGAAATGCCAGCAAATATTGTGGATAAGATACTGAAGAATACATCTCATGATAAAAGAAAATTAATAAATCAAATGTTAAAATATCCAGAAAATTCAGCAGGAAGTGTTATGACTGTGGAGTATATATCTTTTAAAGATAATTACACAGTGAAGCAAGCAATAGATTATTATAGGAAAATTGCAATAGATAAAGAAGAAACAGATATTTGTTTTGTAACAGATAGTAAGAAGAAGTTAGTGGGTATAATATCATTAAAGACTTTAATTTTATCTAATGATGATTCATATATAAAAGATGAAATGGACACTAATTTTGTAAGTGTACTAACAAAAGATGACCAAGAAGAAATAGCAGCATTATTTAGAAAATATGATTTGACTACTATGCCAGTTGTAGATCATGAAGATAGACTTGTTGGAGTTATAACAGTAGATGATATAGTTGATGTAATTGACCAAGAAAATACAGAAGATATTCAAAAGATGGCTGCTATGAACCCATCTGATGAAGAATATTTAAAAGAATCTGTAATTTCCCTTGCAAAGCATAGAATATTATGGTTATTAGTTCTTATGATTTCTGCCACATTTACAGGTATGGTTATAAAAAAATATGAAGAGGTGTTACAATCAGCAGTTTATCTAGCTGTTTTTATTCCTATGCTTATGGATACAGGAGGTAATGCAGGCTCTCAATCAGCGACTCTTGTTATTCGTGGGATAGCTCTGGAAGAAATAGAATTCTCAGATATATTTAAAGTTATTTGGAAAGAATTTAGAGTAAGTGTTCTAGTTGGATTTATATTATCAGCAGTAAATTTTGTAAGAATCTATTATTTTACAAAGTCAGGTTTAGAAACATCATTAGTTGTAGCTATTAGCATGTTTTTAACAGTGATAATGGCAAAAGTTATAGGGGGAGTTTTACCACTTATAGCAAAATCTTTAAAAATTGACCCTGCTATTATGGCAAGTCCTCTTATTACAACAATAGTTGATACAGCAGCACTTATTATATATTTTCAATTGTCAGTAATATTTTTACATATATAA